A window from Bdellovibrionales bacterium encodes these proteins:
- a CDS encoding cytochrome c3 family protein, which yields MHRVFKTFAAVGLLALSLAGCKFQPGWGYNQGYAPEQPLPFSHEIHVTKNQIQCQYCHNQVERSRHSNIPALSTCMNCHLQVKTDSPHIQKLREAYDKGGSIEWVRVHALPDFVHFNHSAHIAKGVNCQTCHGEVEKMAKITQVQDLSMGWCINCHRQPENKAPLNCTTCHH from the coding sequence ATGCATCGGGTATTTAAAACTTTTGCAGCAGTGGGGCTACTTGCGTTGAGCCTTGCAGGATGTAAATTTCAGCCGGGTTGGGGCTACAACCAAGGATACGCGCCAGAACAGCCGCTTCCTTTCAGCCACGAAATCCACGTCACAAAAAATCAAATTCAGTGTCAATACTGTCATAACCAAGTTGAGAGATCTCGCCACTCAAACATTCCGGCGCTCTCTACATGCATGAACTGCCATCTTCAAGTGAAGACGGACAGCCCACACATTCAAAAATTGCGTGAGGCTTACGATAAGGGCGGTTCTATCGAGTGGGTTCGCGTTCACGCGCTTCCTGACTTCGTGCACTTCAATCACTCTGCGCATATTGCGAAAGGTGTGAACTGCCAAACTTGCCATGGCGAAGTTGAGAAGATGGCAAAAATCACTCAGGTTCAGGATCTCTCGATGGGCTGGTGTATTAACTGCCACCGTCAACCAGAGAATAAAGCTCCTTTGAACTGTACAACTTGTCACCACTAA
- the ccsA gene encoding cytochrome c biogenesis protein CcsA has product MQVILILLISLLVYKGAFAASGDALSYLPVQDAGRIKPYDSFSKEMLEIVYGKSTFEGRGASEIIFTWMLSPTAWQGKKIFEVRNHEVLKALGLPADQRYFSGEELFANERFPMVQQELQAKRESKEKLTPYFQALQRLENQLIVFREIAGGNMLRLIPPKEGETWLSVAEFQGNQQEAFANLTKSFIDRIGAVAQNAPADQLEQTAKALDESVLKFREVAKSNNPEAYSHDSKVNLEVFYNHFHPFRWAYILYMLASVMVLMVWTMNKPGLMKLGWTFASLGFVLHTFGFIVRMYLMDRAPVTNMYETVVWMSWGAVVFAAILEIIYKYRFIFFAGTLGAMVALIIADSAPAVLDPTLQPLEAVLRSNYWLTVHVMTITISYAAFFLAFVLGDIGLIYYIKGEEKNHEKIKAIANSVYRAMQIGVAFLAPGIILGGIWADYSWGRFWGWDPKETWALIALLGYLAVLHGRLGGWFRNFGMIAAGVVTFSLVIMAWYGVNFVLGAGLHSYGFGAGGVEYVAAFVVAHFLLVIYASLVRKK; this is encoded by the coding sequence TTGCAAGTCATTCTGATTCTTTTGATTTCACTCCTCGTTTACAAAGGCGCTTTCGCAGCCTCGGGTGATGCTCTTTCTTACTTGCCGGTTCAGGATGCCGGTCGTATCAAGCCTTACGATTCTTTCTCTAAAGAAATGCTTGAGATCGTGTATGGTAAATCGACCTTCGAAGGCCGTGGCGCTTCTGAAATCATCTTCACTTGGATGCTGAGCCCAACCGCGTGGCAGGGGAAAAAAATCTTTGAAGTTCGCAATCACGAAGTCTTGAAGGCTCTCGGCTTGCCGGCAGATCAAAGATACTTCTCGGGTGAAGAGCTTTTTGCCAATGAGCGCTTCCCAATGGTTCAGCAAGAGCTTCAAGCCAAGCGCGAATCCAAAGAAAAACTCACTCCATACTTCCAGGCTTTGCAGCGTTTGGAAAACCAGCTGATTGTTTTCCGTGAAATTGCCGGCGGCAACATGCTGCGCCTCATCCCGCCAAAAGAGGGTGAGACCTGGCTTTCTGTTGCGGAGTTTCAAGGAAACCAGCAAGAGGCCTTTGCCAATCTTACAAAATCTTTCATCGATCGTATTGGAGCCGTTGCGCAGAATGCTCCGGCGGATCAGTTAGAGCAAACGGCGAAGGCCTTGGATGAAAGCGTTCTCAAATTTAGAGAAGTGGCAAAAAGCAATAATCCTGAAGCTTATAGCCACGATTCTAAAGTAAACCTCGAAGTTTTCTACAACCACTTCCATCCGTTCCGTTGGGCCTACATCTTATATATGTTGGCATCTGTCATGGTTTTGATGGTGTGGACAATGAATAAGCCAGGCCTCATGAAACTGGGTTGGACCTTTGCGAGCCTGGGTTTTGTTTTGCACACCTTTGGCTTCATCGTGCGCATGTATCTGATGGATCGTGCTCCGGTCACCAACATGTACGAAACCGTGGTGTGGATGTCCTGGGGGGCTGTGGTCTTCGCGGCGATATTGGAAATCATTTACAAGTACCGATTCATTTTCTTCGCCGGAACTTTGGGGGCGATGGTTGCATTGATCATCGCCGATTCCGCGCCGGCGGTTTTGGATCCAACACTTCAGCCGCTTGAGGCCGTTCTTCGTAGTAACTACTGGCTGACTGTGCACGTAATGACAATCACAATCAGTTACGCCGCGTTTTTCTTGGCGTTTGTTCTCGGGGATATCGGTCTTATTTACTATATTAAAGGTGAAGAGAAGAACCACGAGAAGATCAAAGCCATCGCAAATTCCGTCTACAGAGCAATGCAAATCGGTGTCGCGTTCTTGGCTCCCGGAATTATCCTGGGAGGTATTTGGGCGGACTACAGCTGGGGTCGCTTCTGGGGTTGGGATCCAAAGGAAACATGGGCGTTGATTGCTTTGCTTGGCTATCTCGCAGTGCTTCACGGCCGCTTGGGTGGCTGGTTCCGCAACTTCGGCATGATCGCCGCAGGTGTTGTGACTTTCAGTCTTGTCATCATGGCTTGGTACGGAGTCAATTTCGTGCTCGGCGCGGGGCTTCATTCTTACGGCTTCGGCGCCGGCGGTGTTGAGTATGTCGCCGCGTTTGTTGTCGCTCACTTTTTGCTCGTGATTTATGCATCACTTGTGCGGAAGAAATAG
- a CDS encoding cytochrome c biogenesis protein ResB, with product MSQSADDRTNQVRRYLKSTIKFLASLKLAVIVIAAIATVIAVGTFVEAKYDANAAKKLVYDTFWMYTVMGVLAVNLIAVMVDRWPWKPRHAPFVFAHIGILILMFGAILTQKFGLDGSIRVGIGDKNQYVIVPETDILVYSSFDGDRYTKLAEQNVDFFKNPPTDKKPLTIAAFNADIKFTDYKPYVLPSRKVVEPKDKNGRYGAGLRFQVQNPNIKVNAIEWLVQRRPNDVATHNFGPAALHLGPAPATGNGANEIFFTPDEKGGVNYVVFQKDSVAPLKKGHVNEGDSFAPGWKMPIEVRVLRYLPQATDEWDLQDRETPTPLTTSAVKFNFNGQDHWMLLNDSVKLFTSDAVYIVSYGNRRLDLGFPIQLKKFEIDRYQGTRKAMEYKSVVGVPNIDAHQISMNEPLKYNGFTIYQASFEEDPNTGQPVASVFSVNQDPGRWIKYLGSFIMSLGILLLFYYKKKAKKEKPS from the coding sequence ATGTCTCAATCTGCCGATGATCGCACGAACCAAGTTCGTCGTTATTTAAAATCTACGATTAAATTTTTAGCTTCTCTTAAGCTTGCGGTGATTGTTATCGCAGCGATCGCCACGGTGATCGCGGTTGGAACATTTGTCGAAGCGAAGTACGATGCCAACGCCGCCAAAAAACTCGTTTACGATACGTTCTGGATGTACACGGTGATGGGAGTCCTCGCGGTGAACTTGATTGCCGTGATGGTGGATCGCTGGCCTTGGAAGCCGCGCCATGCGCCGTTTGTTTTTGCTCACATCGGGATTTTGATTTTGATGTTCGGGGCCATTCTCACGCAGAAGTTCGGCTTGGATGGCAGCATCCGTGTTGGCATCGGCGATAAAAACCAGTACGTGATCGTGCCTGAAACAGACATCTTGGTTTATAGTTCTTTCGATGGTGATCGCTACACGAAGCTTGCTGAGCAAAACGTGGATTTTTTTAAAAATCCACCGACCGACAAAAAGCCACTGACGATTGCGGCGTTTAACGCCGACATCAAGTTTACCGACTACAAGCCCTATGTTCTTCCTTCGCGTAAAGTGGTTGAGCCTAAAGATAAAAATGGCCGCTACGGCGCAGGTCTTCGTTTCCAAGTGCAAAATCCAAATATTAAAGTCAACGCCATCGAGTGGCTTGTACAGCGTCGCCCGAATGATGTGGCAACTCATAACTTCGGCCCAGCGGCTTTGCACTTAGGCCCAGCTCCAGCAACGGGCAATGGTGCCAATGAGATCTTTTTCACGCCGGACGAAAAGGGTGGAGTGAACTACGTTGTTTTTCAAAAAGATTCCGTTGCTCCACTTAAAAAAGGCCATGTGAACGAAGGGGATTCCTTTGCTCCGGGCTGGAAGATGCCGATTGAGGTGCGCGTGCTCAGGTATTTGCCGCAAGCCACAGACGAGTGGGATCTTCAGGATCGCGAAACTCCGACGCCACTGACGACCTCGGCGGTGAAGTTTAACTTTAACGGCCAAGATCATTGGATGCTTTTGAACGACTCTGTGAAGCTTTTCACGAGCGACGCGGTTTATATCGTGAGCTACGGCAATCGTCGTTTGGATTTGGGTTTTCCAATTCAGTTAAAGAAATTCGAAATCGATCGCTACCAGGGCACGCGGAAAGCCATGGAATACAAAAGCGTTGTGGGCGTACCAAACATCGATGCTCATCAGATCTCGATGAATGAGCCGCTGAAGTACAATGGATTTACAATTTACCAGGCAAGTTTTGAAGAAGATCCGAACACGGGTCAGCCGGTGGCTTCCGTATTTTCTGTCAATCAGGATCCGGGCCGTTGGATTAAGTATCTCGGGTCTTTCATTATGTCCCTGGGGATCTTGTTGCTCTTCTATTATAAGAAGAAAGCGAAAAAGGAAAAGCCGTCATGA
- a CDS encoding N-formylglutamate amidohydrolase: protein MQLPQASLLVTIPHSGEKVPPQANWLNGLPEEILMCDVDRYVDYLYEPTLKKLHLPYAKTEWHRYAGDLNRIPEDIDAGSVIGNANPAGMNRRGFLWAITTYNHQLMKQPIPAKTHQELVELIYEPFHASVRKLYENYEAAGRTKVFHIDAHSMPSVGTKEHRDPGEQRAEIVVSDCHGKSCDPKFRDLVIAAYVIAGFKVGYNWPYFGGRVSEVYGQPSKNHHAIQVEMNRALYMDETTKKLKPAEAEKIRAKIDVALTYISQNLPSLQ, encoded by the coding sequence ATGCAACTTCCACAGGCTTCACTTTTAGTGACGATCCCGCACTCCGGAGAAAAAGTTCCCCCGCAAGCAAATTGGCTGAACGGTTTGCCTGAAGAAATCCTCATGTGCGACGTGGACCGTTATGTTGATTACCTCTACGAACCGACACTTAAAAAATTGCATCTTCCTTACGCAAAAACCGAATGGCATCGCTACGCCGGCGACCTCAATCGTATCCCTGAAGACATTGATGCGGGCAGTGTGATTGGTAATGCCAATCCGGCCGGCATGAATCGCCGCGGCTTTTTGTGGGCGATCACCACTTACAATCATCAGCTTATGAAGCAGCCGATCCCGGCAAAAACTCATCAAGAATTAGTAGAACTCATTTACGAGCCATTTCATGCTAGTGTGCGTAAACTCTATGAAAACTACGAGGCTGCGGGTCGCACTAAAGTTTTTCATATTGATGCTCATAGTATGCCGTCGGTGGGAACCAAAGAGCATCGCGATCCCGGCGAGCAGCGTGCAGAAATCGTGGTGAGTGACTGTCACGGCAAAAGCTGTGATCCGAAGTTCCGTGATCTTGTGATCGCAGCCTATGTGATTGCCGGATTTAAAGTCGGTTACAACTGGCCATATTTTGGCGGTCGGGTCAGTGAAGTCTATGGCCAGCCGTCAAAAAACCATCATGCAATCCAAGTTGAAATGAACCGCGCGCTCTACATGGATGAAACAACCAAGAAGTTGAAACCGGCGGAGGCAGAAAAGATTCGCGCGAAAATCGACGTGGCCCTGACATATATAAGTCAAAATCTGCCGAGCCTTCAGTAG
- a CDS encoding cob(I)yrinic acid a,c-diamide adenosyltransferase — protein sequence MKAKIYTKTGDKGTTRLVDGSCVEKFNPRVEAYGTVDELNSYLGVVRVGLQKLNDLQSLDPIFEKIQNQLFNLGSLLACADDEVFKKLPSIQDHHVRMLEEKIDELTAELPELRNFVLPAGHETAAHLHVARTLCRRSERRSAEVMVKDERYATSLQYLNRLSDFLFVAARWVNLKTRFEDVLWKKTE from the coding sequence ATGAAAGCAAAAATTTATACAAAAACCGGCGACAAAGGCACCACCCGTCTCGTGGATGGCTCCTGCGTTGAGAAATTCAACCCACGCGTCGAAGCCTATGGTACTGTTGACGAATTAAACTCTTATCTGGGTGTTGTTCGTGTCGGGCTGCAGAAACTCAACGACCTTCAATCTTTGGATCCGATCTTTGAAAAAATCCAGAATCAGCTTTTTAACCTCGGCAGCCTCTTGGCTTGCGCTGATGATGAAGTGTTTAAAAAACTGCCTTCGATTCAAGATCACCATGTGCGCATGCTTGAAGAGAAAATTGATGAACTCACTGCCGAGTTGCCCGAACTTCGCAATTTCGTTTTGCCGGCGGGTCACGAAACTGCGGCGCACTTACATGTGGCGCGCACTTTGTGCCGTCGCTCTGAGCGCCGCTCTGCTGAAGTGATGGTGAAAGATGAGCGCTATGCAACGAGCTTGCAGTACTTGAATCGCCTGAGCGATTTCTTGTTTGTCGCGGCTCGCTGGGTGAACTTAAAAACTCGTTTTGAAGATGTGCTTTGGAAAAAAACTGAATGA
- a CDS encoding protease yields the protein MKVQKTFLAVLLACLCFNFTATAGEFDGGSPEFDEKPNPKYSEAEIQRKIENEMAIACSGNLCKIVGTDSQGESWTVSFNVGYGDQVNNGGGNSIYIGSDKGYNNGGNMYAGVNVTYRTYKCHSNLLVTPAVYRFVNTYMYNMVNSDGSTKRNFSPADQTVILFYTTMLNKVEACKDSSK from the coding sequence ATGAAAGTTCAAAAGACCTTTTTGGCGGTCTTATTGGCGTGTCTTTGCTTTAACTTCACAGCTACGGCTGGCGAATTCGACGGCGGAAGCCCTGAGTTCGACGAGAAACCAAATCCTAAATACTCTGAGGCAGAAATTCAGAGAAAAATCGAAAACGAAATGGCAATTGCCTGCTCTGGCAACCTCTGCAAAATCGTCGGCACTGATTCTCAAGGCGAATCTTGGACTGTGTCTTTCAACGTGGGCTACGGCGACCAAGTCAACAACGGTGGCGGCAACTCAATCTACATCGGTAGCGACAAAGGTTACAACAACGGCGGCAATATGTACGCTGGCGTGAACGTGACTTACAGAACCTACAAATGTCACTCAAACCTCTTGGTCACGCCGGCAGTTTACCGCTTCGTGAACACGTACATGTACAACATGGTGAACAGCGATGGCTCTACAAAGAGAAACTTCTCTCCTGCAGACCAAACTGTGATCTTGTTCTACACGACGATGTTGAACAAAGTTGAAGCTTGCAAAGATTCATCTAAGTAA